The Alistipes megaguti sequence CCTGATCGCGACCACGGCCTGCAACTCGAGCGAGACGATCACCACGGTCCGCGAGGAGTTCCCCACCTCGAAGGTTCTCGAATACACCCCGGCTCCGGGACAGTTCATCAACAGCACGCTGGCCGGCTTCCCGCAGGAGCCGATCACCACCCCCGAAGCGGCCGCCGCCTACGCCTCGGCCCGTCTGACCCGGGGCAGTGAGTCCGACTCCGGCACCGAAACCGTCACCTACGGATTTGTCTCGCTCGGAGGCTGGGGTGGATACATCATCCTGGGATTCGACGAGCCGGTGCCCAATTCGGGCGGTGCGGAGTACGACCTCTACGTCACGGGCAACTCCTTCAACGGTTCGTCGGAGCCGGGCATCGTCTCGGTGGCGCAGGACACGAACGGCGACGGTTCGCCCGCGGGCGAGACCTGGTACGAACTCAAGGGAAGCGAGGAGGCCCGGGTCACGCGCGGCTACGAGGTCACCTACACCGCACAGGAGGACGGTTCGGTCGCCTGGACGGACAACCGCGGCGGCAGCGGAACGATCGAACGCACGATCCATACGCAGAGCTACATTCCGGCCTGGGTCGGCGAGCTGACCTACACGGGAACCCGCCTTCCGGGCAACGTCGTCCCCGACGAGCAGACCGGCATCTACGACATGCAGTCCTTCGCCTGGGGATACGCCGACAATTCGTCGACGATCGACGGTGCCGGGTCGAAGAACCGCTTCCGCATCGCCAATGCCGTCGACGGGGAGGGAAATCCGGTCGACCTGCGGCAGATCGACTTCATCCGCATCCAGACCGGCGTGAACTGCACGGCCGGCAACGGCGTGGGCGAAATCTCGACCGAGGTGTGCGGCGTGGGCTGCTACCGCACCGTCACCCGAACCGAATAGCGAGGCGGTGAGGAGCGTTGCCGTCATACTCGCCGCACTGCTCTGCACGGGGAACGTCCTGGCGCAGCGCGACTCCACGGCCCGCACCGTGGCCATCGAGCAGGTCGAGATCGCCGGGCGCCGCCCGATGAAGGAGATCGGCGTGCAGCGCACCGTCCTCGACAGCGCCATCCTGCGTGAGAACATCTCCTCGTCGCTGGCCGACGCCCTGAGCGCCGGCTCGACCCTCTTCATCAAGTCCTACGGCCGCGCGACGCTCTCCACGGCCTCATTCCGCGGCACGGCCCCCTCCCACACGCAGGTCACCTGGAACGGCATGAAGGTCAACTCGCCGATGCTCGGACAGGTGGACTTCTCGCTCATCCCCTCCTACTTCGTCGACCGCGCGGCGATCTACCACGGGGCCAGCTCGGTGGGGATCACCGGCGGCGGTCTGGGCGGCGCCATCACGCTGGCCACCCGCCAACCCGACCGGGAGGGGCTCTCGCTGCGCTACATCCAAGGCATCGGGTCGTTCACCACGTTCGACGAATTTCTGCAGCTGAGCTACCGCGGCCGGCGCTGGAGCTCCTCGACGCGGCTGCTGGTCAGCACCTCGGAGAACGACTTCCGCTACCGCAACTACGACTCGAAACAGTTCACGACCGATGCCGACGGGCAGATCGTCGGAAGCTACTACCCGCTCGTGCGCAACCGCAACGGCGCCTTCCGCGACCTGCACCTGCTCCAGGAGCTCTACTACACGTCGGATCGCGGCGACCACTTCTCGCTGGCGGCCTGGTATCTCGATACCGACCGCGGGCTGGCCCTCTTGTCGTCGGACCGCAACACCTCGCGCGAAAAGCGCAACTCGCAGGCCGAACGCACGCTGCGGGCCGTCGTCTCGTGGGACCGCCTCTTCGGCGGGGTGAAGGTCGGGGCCCGCGCCGGCTACACCTACGACGATCTGCGCTACCGCATGGAGTCGGACCCCGACGGGGCGGGCAACTTCATCCCGGTGACCGACGCCCGGAGCCGGATCCACACCCTCTTCATCCGGGCCGAAGCCGAATACACGCCGAACGAGCAGTGGCTCTTCGCGGCCAACCTCTCGGGCCACCAGCACCGCGTTCACAGCGGCGACCTCTCGGTGATCGACGCCACGACGGGCCGACAGGCCGACACGCTCTACCGTCAGGAGCGGTTCGAGCTCTCGGCCTTCGCCTCGGCCAAGTGGCGTCCGGTACCGCGACTGGGGGTGGCCGTCGACCTGCGATGGGAGCTCTACGGCGACCGCTCGACGCCGCTCATCCCGGCGCTGTTCGTCGACTGGCAGGCCTCCCAACGCGGCCATGTCGTGCTGAAGGCCTCGGCGGCCCGCAACTACCGCTACCCGACGCTCAACGACCTCTACTTCCAGCCGGGCGGCAATCCGGATCTCGACCCCGAACGCGGCTGGACGTGGGATGCCGGCGTGGAGTCGACGCTCCGCAGCCGGCGCAGCTCGCTCCGCCTCTCGGCCACGCTCTTCGACTCGCGCATCGACGACTGGATCCTCTGGATCGCCACGGCCAAGCAGGGGGTCTATACGCCGATCAACATCCGCCGCGTCCACAGCTACGGCGCCGAGGGCAAGATCACGGCCTCGACCTCGACCGCCTCGGGGTGGCGCTTCTCGGCGGACGGC is a genomic window containing:
- a CDS encoding TonB-dependent siderophore receptor, whose translation is MRSVAVILAALLCTGNVLAQRDSTARTVAIEQVEIAGRRPMKEIGVQRTVLDSAILRENISSSLADALSAGSTLFIKSYGRATLSTASFRGTAPSHTQVTWNGMKVNSPMLGQVDFSLIPSYFVDRAAIYHGASSVGITGGGLGGAITLATRQPDREGLSLRYIQGIGSFTTFDEFLQLSYRGRRWSSSTRLLVSTSENDFRYRNYDSKQFTTDADGQIVGSYYPLVRNRNGAFRDLHLLQELYYTSDRGDHFSLAAWYLDTDRGLALLSSDRNTSREKRNSQAERTLRAVVSWDRLFGGVKVGARAGYTYDDLRYRMESDPDGAGNFIPVTDARSRIHTLFIRAEAEYTPNEQWLFAANLSGHQHRVHSGDLSVIDATTGRQADTLYRQERFELSAFASAKWRPVPRLGVAVDLRWELYGDRSTPLIPALFVDWQASQRGHVVLKASAARNYRYPTLNDLYFQPGGNPDLDPERGWTWDAGVESTLRSRRSSLRLSATLFDSRIDDWILWIATAKQGVYTPINIRRVHSYGAEGKITASTSTASGWRFSADGNLAWTRSINRGDKFSEADESVGRQLVYIPVWSGALTARVAWRRWVLSYKWQWYSERFTMSNNDLGALGRVPAYLMNDLALEKSLEFRRLTLSLKGCIYNLFNEEYQSVLGRPMPRLNASFFIGLTPKFRNP